A genomic region of Cannabis sativa cultivar Pink pepper isolate KNU-18-1 chromosome 1, ASM2916894v1, whole genome shotgun sequence contains the following coding sequences:
- the LOC133029953 gene encoding uncharacterized protein LOC133029953 encodes MRIPCSKPWYEADHVLFIINLRRESHWVFGRLDVHERTLFLYNSLRTAKMNAAARNAMKAYSVLLPLFFDLLGFWKNRAQVPASVSDPTAPFRIVELSGLASQQKNDCGAYVAAFAEFFIHGKDVPVL; translated from the exons ATGCGCATTCCCTGTTCCAAGCCTTGGTATGAAGCCGATCACGTGCTTTTCATCATCAATTTAAGAAGGGAAAGTCATTGGGTTTTTGGGCGTCTTGACGTGCACGAAAGGACGTTATTTCTGTACAATTCTTTGAGAACCGCGAAGATGAATGCCGCAGCTAGGAATGCGATGAAGGCTTATTCCGTGTTGTTGCCTTTGTTTTTCGATTTACTTGGGTTCTGGAAGAATAGAGCACAAGTTCCTGCCTCAGTTTCTGACCCTACAGCTCCATTCAGAATCGTGGAGCTTAGTGGTCTTGCGTCTCAGCAGAAGAA TGATTGTGGAGCATATGTTGCTGCCTTTGCTGAATTCTTTATACACGGAAAGGATGTCCCCGTACTTTGA